The Theobroma cacao cultivar B97-61/B2 chromosome 1, Criollo_cocoa_genome_V2, whole genome shotgun sequence genome contains the following window.
gaaaaatcgatgataaaaattaataaatacaGATTACAAAACGAACAAAAGTGAAAATAATTcttaacaaatataaattttaattatttaattttattattaataatttattaaataaaaataaaaaatattgtaatATGAGCAAAACATTGATAAACATTaaatcttaaaagaaaaaaaaaaaggaaaagttcTTCATGGAAGGGACCAAGACACTTACAAAAGGGCCAGAAGCCCAAAATCAGCCTAAGCTTAACCTGAAAGCTGAAATGAAAACCTTCGGTTGCTTGTCCCGCTCAACCAAACAGAGTCTTATCCGTTTTTCTTAGGTAAACATTTCCTTTCTCATGGAAGATATTTTCTTGCATTATTACATCAACACTGACAGCttatcttttctcaaaagtttGGTCGAGCACAACTTCTTCTGCTTTCTCAAAGGCACCCATGATCAAAACCAATCTTGTATACTTCTTCTGCATTCATAGTTTTTTCTGTTCACATCAATGGCATCGGCAGCTCTCTCTGTGCATCACTCTTTCTACTACAAGAACAGTTCAGCCCAAGAACTGAAAAGTAGGAGCAGGACCAGGAATTGTCCCAGAATTCTCATTGTTTTATCTTGTCAAAACAATGAACCAATAGAGAGATCGACaacaaaagcaaagaaaggaaaggatgaGAAGAGGCAGTTGTTTGCACTAGTTTTCACTGGTGTGCAGAAGTTTGGCAGAGGATTGAAGGAAAATATGAGCCCACAACAGAAGGGTGACTGGAAAGATGTGATGTTAATGAGTTTGTCATTTGCtgtttatgtgtatatgtctCAAAAGATTGTTTGTGCCTACGTTGCTTGGATGTCCATGCCCAGACAACCATGGTAGACACTTTCAGCTTTCTgggttttaaattttttgcctttttaggATGGATCGGAGATCTGGTTTCATCTCAAAGTTGAAATGGGATACTGATGTTGATCACTTTCTCCTTTCCTCTTTAATTGCAATTTGGATTCTGCCATGTCTGGTACTGTACATAATATACTACTATTGTTTAACAAGCAGATATTATAGAATATCCACTAtcagcttcttctttttcatttttaaaggaaTAGGAAATGGAGAAATAACTTGAATTCAATTCAATGGCTAAATTCACCTTCACAGGTCATTTGCCTTTGTGTACAATCATGAAAACCTCGATGCATTGCTTTCTTTAGATATCAAGGCACAACGAGTCTGCACTCAGCAATGCAAAAAAAAGCAGTTTCAAATGCCAATTACAGAGATATCAGCTCTCCTGAGAAGAAcgacaacaaaaagaaaaactaaatcTCTTCGAACATTAGGCAGGAAGATTATTCCATGCACATATCCACATACATTGGTGAGTTTCAGAAAAGCGTGCATTAGCACTGAAACATTTAGCGGAGTCATCTTGAACACCAACAGAAACATCTAAGATGTCAAAGCAGAAAGTCAACTAGAGCTTTTTCCAATAACTAACAAAATAATTCGAAGCTTAGATTTAAGTATTCGTTTTTGGTAATTCAGAGCTTAAATTAATCGGCTTTGACTCTTTCACGCCTGATGATGCGATAGAATAGGGACACAAGCCATTGCCACAAGAAGATTAGCCAATTGGTTCTCTTGGGTTTAGGTTCAGGTCTAGGTCCAAAAATTCCTTTATAAAACTCTTTTTGCTTCTGGTATATAGCCTTGTCATGTTCTGCAAGCAGGCGCAACTCCCTTGCAATTGCTTTGTCTTGAGGTGCATATTTGCGAGCCTTTAGAAAGTCTTCCCGTGCAGCATCTGTTTGCCCAAGTTCCGCTCTGGCCTTTCCCCGTCTGAACATAGCTTTCACATTGTTTTCATCTTCCGCCAATACCTGAAAGCCAAGTGAGGATCTTgttaaaaaaccaaaaaatcatGTCCACAAACATGCAGATGAATTTCAATCCAAGtatcttaaagaaataaactGGCCAAGTGCGTAAGAAGCCACTCAACAAAAGACACATACATTCAAGGTGTGGAATTTCAATTGAACTGGCCGAGTGCTGTAAGAAGCCACTAAGCTAAAGACATATACATTTGTCTAGGTTTAAATGTGCTTTACCATATTACATCTGTCTCAACCAAACCAATAGAATCATTACACAAGCTGCTTCATAACAGCTGTTAATTTCCTAAACACCGGATTGAGACACAAAAGACCTAAAGTCACTCTCTTGGAAgtatgaaagaaaaaagatggaAAATACCAGCAATCTAATTTATTAGACCAATTCTTTCCAAGAAATGAACTGAGCCCCTACAAGTTAATCACTTTCTCGTTCACAATCCAGCAAAACAAGGATCAAACCTTTGGAGACAATTACAAATATCTAAGGCCTGTATTTTTCAAGATTTCCATATAAACCTATACATGGTGACATGCAAAATTACAGATCAGCAAACTTTCAGAAgatatttaaatagaaaaggGACGATGTCAGCTGGAATGTGTACTTACCATGGAGCACTGTCCAATGGCTTCTTCATAGTGCTTAAGCTTTATCAGACAAGCTGCCATGTTGAGATGACATGGATTTTTGACAGCTAAAGCCATGTCTCTATACTTCCCAAATAACTGGAACATAAAGTCATCACCCATATATGCTATGGCCTAGCatgagaaaaagagaggagtAACCATAAGAACTTGCCAAAATAACTaagaaagagaataaaaaaagaaaaattggtaTGATATCAGATGCTAGTATTCAAGGAACAGAAGTGTGTAACCATTTCATACTGTTGCATCGCCTCCTCTAGCTTATCCTCCTTAAATAAAGCATTCCCGTCCATCTTTCTTCGATCGGCTGCACCAATCCTTTCCTCTACAGTCATGTCACCACGAGCTTTTCCCTATTGAAATAGTGCCTCACCAAGAGATGCATTTCATTAGCATCATATGGAAAAGGCTGATTTAAACAATTTGAAGATCCACATGTAAAAATACTTGGTTTTCTTGTAAAACCACAAGATAGCAACTTACTTCTTTAGTTTCATCAAAACCAATAAGCTCAACCTCATATAATAAGTCTGCCATAGGTGGAACATTTGGGAAAGAAAAACTTCCTTCTTTTCCATAACCCAATTCCCATCCCACATGTAACAGTGCACGTTCACCCGACTTCATGCTTGAGACACCAATAGCCAAACCagtcatttcttttttctctgcCACCACCGTAAACCATTAAGATTTCATAAGATGCCCAATAGACAAGACACCATTAAAGCAGTTACTTATCATGATTAGTTATATAAATGGTTCCAGTTAAACATGTTCGAAACTACATTCAATATGTATTTTAaccatataaacaaaaaagaaaagtgtaAAATCAAACAGATACCTTTTCCTAAAACCATTTCAAGTGGTTGTTGTTCATGCCATGTGTCTTCAAATTTATGCTGGGTGGTTTCAGCCCATCCCCTGTAGTGCACTATTTCATAGTTGAAGTTACTCAGATGTATAGGATACATAACAGAAACAACATAACTCCTTGACCTCCCATGAGACTTCTAAGTAACAACTTTGCAAAGCAAATAGCAGTAGAAGTTCAACATTAATCATTAGACTAAACATCTACAATTACCCGAATAGCATTTGTTCTGTTAATGTTCTAAATTAAAAGAACTGGCAAAATTTCTCATCAACTAGTACATGACTAAATTGCTATGGTTAGCCAGTGACATTACACTCTAAAGCTCAGTTAAAACTAACCATAGTCCATTAAGCTGTCTCAATCAAACCCACCACTGACCTACATGTAACATAACCTCATAGGATAATGACTACTCATTAGTATAGCTTCAACAAAATATTGGGAGAAAGCTCAGATACAAGATTCATGCATCCAGTTGGAGGCAGTGAAGGTGTAATCAACACCAAACATTAAACTGAAAGTTAGACCAGATCAAACCATAACAAATGTTGGTTTTATACCAATAACTAGCGATTGTTtgtaacaaaaaaattcagcTTTTCATATAATCAATGAAAGGCATGGCCAAAGAGAGATAAGAAGCAACAATTCACAAGTTTCAGTTACTTACAGAAGCAAGTTGAATACTTTGATGGCTTCTGACCATTCCCTTCCTTAATGATTTGCTTTGTTACTTTTTCATGTAAAATTTCCACCTCGGAATCAACTTTTGGAGGTCCACTAGCATCCTGAGTTGGTTCCCCATGCACAAATGCAGTATTTTCAGTGACAATTTCATTCTCATCATCTTGACCTGTGAAGAACATAACATGATACTTATGAAGTAAgtattaaaaactaaaatgaagaacatTATTGATATAATACACAGAAACAACTCAGTGATCAAACCATTGGAAAATAAATCTACAAAACGAAAACTGTCATTGAAAGAGAAAACATTGATACAAGGAACTTGATACAATGCAACGGGAATCCTATCACTTCGgataaaaaagttaaatttatGAATAACAAACATTTCCAAATTCCAAGAAGTGCTTCaccaaaaattcaaacaatCCAATATCCAGAAAGAAATGTTATAGCTTGAAAAATTACCATGGGATTGACTTGGCTGCTCCTTAACATCCTCCATTACTAATATTCACTACGCAAAGACGACTTCTCAGAAATTCTGCACACCCATATTACAACAAACATCAATCGGCACATAAATTGATCAAACGGCACGAATCTTTCCGCAATAAAGGAAAATACCAAGATCCCAGATATTCAATTAGATTCAAACACCAAATAAACACAACTGAGCTTCACAAAACTTGGGGCTTCAGtttgacttgattttttttctgtattgtttcaaaatttaagCAAGGACCAATCCCAAAAATTTGTTAGAATAGCTACTTACGAAGAGAAGATCTGAAGCAAACTGGAGGTAAAGAGAAATTGAGTGAATCTGCTTGCTTTTTGAAACAATCGAAGAAGATTCCAGACAGACAGACAGACACAGAGAATGAGCTCGAAAATGCATTCGATTAGTTGGTTGAAGATTAAGTCCTAGCACTGGAACACTTGCGCCGCGCGCCGTTTTGGTGCCTGAAAAGAAATATAGAGTAGAAGTCATTTGGGCCTTGCGATGGTGGACTGGTTTTGGATTGATGGGCTCAAAAGGTTATTAAATCTTTAATTggcaaaattaattaaattattaccTAACCTTTTGCCTTTGCCAAACAGGTTTTGTCttgagaatttaaattttaaagcctTCATCTCTCTCTTGCCGATTAGGTTTTTGGTATATCCCTTATTTAATCTCCTTTATCAATCAAGTAGTTGTATATggttgaatttgattttaccTTTCGCTTGTGTATGAATCATTGCTTTTATTTGCTTAAAAATTGGATTTAATCAATTGTATGAatcaccttttttttaattttattttgcaatattttgttaggatttttttgttcttctcaATGGCTTACCCATCGGATTCTGATTCTGATGAGGCTAGATTAGATGAATTATACTACGGTGAAGCAGATATAAGTAACGCTGACTTAAGGAAATATAATGAACAAGTGAAAGCCACAGGGGTATGAGTCAATTTTCTACTCGTTGTGcttcttttgaatttattttttgttttctttgacTTGATTATTTTGTTTCAGGGATATGATGTTGATGATTACCCTGGTTTTGCGATcggtaagatttttaacaTACAACTCACTCAAGCTGATCACGAGGAACTCACTCACGAGGAACTCACCCCATATGCAGAAAAGGCTATAAACTACTTCAATGAACAAAATGTATCTTTCCTTCTTTCAAtatcatattaaattaatacttgtttgcaaaattaattaaaagatatttttgttgGATTTCATGCAGCAtgcaaatttcaaatttctagAGCTTCTTAAGGCAAATGTACAAGCTTGTTGTGGTGTTAAGTATTCTCTTACTTTTAAGGTCAAAGATGTTGACAATGGAAAGATTGAAACCTTTTAAGGTTTGTATTGGAGAGGCATTCTAGGGGAAAATCTTGAGCCCAACGATGAGGTGGGAGAGTGTAGGATTAAGCCTATTACTTCTTGAggaaattcaacaaaaatgaTCACGAGAtatttcatttcaattcaaaCTACAAGCATTCTGAGCTCTTTAACAATCCCAACCGAATTATTGGTTCCTTGTTTTTAGGAAAATTCGTTTGTGATGGATTGATGTTTAttaattaagcattttttgttaatgttTT
Protein-coding sequences here:
- the LOC18614606 gene encoding uncharacterized protein LOC18614606 → MASAALSVHHSFYYKNSSAQELKSRSRTRNCPRILIVLSCQNNEPIERSTTKAKKGKDEKRQLFALVFTGVQKFGRGLKENMSPQQKGDWKDVMLMSLSFAVYVYMSQKIDGSEIWFHLKVEMGY
- the LOC18614607 gene encoding peptidyl-prolyl cis-trans isomerase FKBP42, translated to MEDVKEQPSQSHGQDDENEIVTENTAFVHGEPTQDASGPPKVDSEVEILHEKVTKQIIKEGNGQKPSKYSTCFLHYRGWAETTQHKFEDTWHEQQPLEMVLGKEKKEMTGLAIGVSSMKSGERALLHVGWELGYGKEGSFSFPNVPPMADLLYEVELIGFDETKEGKARGDMTVEERIGAADRRKMDGNALFKEDKLEEAMQQYEMAIAYMGDDFMFQLFGKYRDMALAVKNPCHLNMAACLIKLKHYEEAIGQCSMVLAEDENNVKAMFRRGKARAELGQTDAAREDFLKARKYAPQDKAIARELRLLAEHDKAIYQKQKEFYKGIFGPRPEPKPKRTNWLIFLWQWLVSLFYRIIRRERVKAD